In one window of Skermanella rosea DNA:
- a CDS encoding polyprenyl synthetase family protein: MDVVMRIEQTLDGALSEAEGAGAPPGLAAAMRHAVFPGGARIRPRLCLAVARACGAEDFAAAAATAASIELLHCASLVHDDLPCFDDAPVRRGKPSVHRAFGEPLAVLAGDALIVLAFETLAREAAACPDRLATLLLCVGRSVGMPFGIVAGQAWESEPRVDLARYHRAKTGALFAAATVGGAAAAGVESAPWRSLGEKIGEAFQVADDIRDVAGDPDELGKPVGRDAALGRMSAARELGIDGALDRLDLLIGEAAEAIPRCPGAAELRALIRLEAERFLPKELVRVAA, translated from the coding sequence ATGGATGTCGTCATGCGGATCGAGCAGACCCTGGACGGAGCCTTGAGCGAGGCGGAAGGGGCGGGCGCTCCGCCCGGACTGGCGGCGGCGATGCGGCACGCCGTCTTCCCAGGCGGCGCCCGGATCAGGCCCCGGCTCTGCCTGGCGGTGGCCCGGGCCTGCGGGGCGGAGGACTTCGCGGCCGCCGCGGCCACCGCGGCCTCGATCGAGCTTCTGCACTGCGCGTCGCTGGTCCACGACGATCTGCCCTGCTTCGATGACGCGCCGGTCCGGCGCGGCAAGCCCTCCGTCCACCGCGCCTTCGGCGAACCCCTGGCGGTGCTGGCCGGCGACGCGCTGATCGTGCTGGCGTTCGAGACGCTGGCGCGCGAGGCCGCGGCCTGTCCCGACCGCCTGGCGACGCTGCTGCTCTGCGTTGGCCGGTCGGTCGGCATGCCGTTCGGCATCGTCGCGGGGCAGGCCTGGGAGAGCGAGCCGCGGGTCGACCTCGCCCGCTATCACAGGGCCAAGACCGGCGCGCTGTTCGCGGCGGCGACGGTCGGCGGCGCCGCGGCGGCGGGCGTCGAGTCGGCGCCCTGGCGGTCCCTGGGCGAGAAGATCGGCGAGGCGTTCCAGGTCGCGGACGATATCCGCGACGTCGCCGGCGATCCCGACGAACTGGGCAAGCCGGTCGGGCGCGATGCCGCCCTGGGGCGGATGAGCGCCGCGCGCGAACTGGGCATCGACGGCGCCCTCGACCGCCTCGACCTCCTGATCGGGGAGGCCGCCGAAGCGATCCCGCGCTGTCCGGGCGCCGCCGAGCTTCGGGCGCTGATTCGACTGGAAGCCGAGCGCTTCCTGCCCAAGGAACTGGTGAGGGTTGCAGCATGA
- the crtD gene encoding 1-hydroxycarotenoid 3,4-desaturase CrtD, with product MFGNRIIVVGAGIGGLTAALTLASRGMAVTVLEKADNSGGKMREVAVGGARLDAGPTVFTLPRIFEEIFADAGSSLHDHVTLKPAEILARHAWTDGSRLDLFADPERSAVAIAAFAGRREAEGYRRFQAEARRTWRTLQDSFVRSAEPSVKGLVGSVGLRGLGDLWRIRPFDTLWKALGDYFHDRRLRQLFGRYATYCGSSPFLAPATLMLVAHVEQEGVWLVEGGMARLAEALARLAERHGAVFRYGTEVWRIDAAGGRASGVTLAGGERIEADAVIVNADSGALAGGLLGPAAVRAVPPADPAQRSLSAVTWSLLAEAGDFPLARHTVFFSDDYAAEFDDIFGRSRLPRSPTVYVCAQDRETGHGVPAGGPERLFCLVNAPPTGDIHSFDPTEIEQCANSTFGILERCGLRLRTSPEHTMVTTPRDWERLFPATGGALYGPASHGWKASFSRPTARSRMPGLYLAGGSIHPGPGVPMVALSGRMAARAVLRDLGSRRSASTVLSPATAMPGGTSTR from the coding sequence TTGTTCGGGAACCGTATCATCGTGGTCGGCGCAGGCATCGGCGGCCTGACCGCGGCCCTGACGCTGGCGAGCCGGGGCATGGCCGTGACGGTCCTGGAAAAGGCGGACAATTCCGGCGGCAAGATGCGGGAGGTCGCGGTCGGCGGAGCCCGCCTGGACGCGGGTCCGACGGTCTTCACCCTGCCCCGCATCTTCGAGGAGATCTTCGCCGACGCCGGGAGCAGCCTGCACGACCATGTCACCTTGAAGCCGGCGGAGATCCTGGCGCGGCATGCCTGGACGGACGGATCGCGGCTGGACCTGTTCGCCGACCCGGAGCGGTCGGCCGTCGCGATCGCCGCCTTCGCGGGCCGCCGCGAGGCCGAAGGATATCGCCGCTTCCAGGCCGAGGCCCGGCGCACCTGGCGCACCCTCCAGGACTCGTTCGTCCGCAGCGCGGAGCCCAGCGTCAAGGGGCTGGTCGGATCGGTCGGCCTGAGGGGCCTTGGCGACCTCTGGCGCATCCGGCCGTTCGACACCCTGTGGAAGGCGCTGGGCGACTATTTCCACGATCGCCGCCTGCGCCAGCTGTTCGGTCGCTACGCCACTTATTGCGGCTCCTCCCCCTTCCTGGCACCGGCTACCCTGATGCTGGTGGCCCATGTGGAACAGGAGGGGGTCTGGCTGGTCGAGGGCGGAATGGCCCGTCTGGCCGAAGCCCTGGCGCGCCTGGCCGAGCGGCACGGCGCCGTTTTCCGTTACGGCACCGAGGTCTGGAGGATCGACGCGGCCGGCGGCCGGGCTTCCGGCGTCACGCTCGCCGGCGGGGAACGGATCGAGGCAGACGCCGTCATCGTCAACGCCGACTCCGGCGCGCTGGCCGGCGGATTGCTGGGTCCGGCCGCCGTTCGGGCCGTCCCGCCGGCCGATCCGGCGCAGCGATCATTGTCGGCGGTGACCTGGAGCCTCCTCGCGGAAGCCGGGGACTTCCCGCTGGCGCGGCATACCGTCTTCTTCTCCGACGACTATGCCGCCGAGTTCGACGACATCTTCGGCCGCTCCCGCCTGCCCCGGTCCCCCACCGTCTATGTCTGCGCCCAGGACCGGGAAACCGGTCACGGCGTTCCGGCCGGCGGCCCCGAGCGCCTGTTCTGCCTGGTCAACGCCCCACCGACCGGCGACATCCATTCCTTCGACCCGACGGAGATCGAGCAATGCGCGAACAGCACATTCGGCATCCTGGAACGTTGCGGCCTGCGCCTCCGGACATCGCCGGAGCACACCATGGTGACGACGCCGCGGGACTGGGAGCGGCTGTTCCCGGCGACGGGAGGAGCGCTCTACGGCCCGGCGTCGCACGGCTGGAAAGCTTCGTTCAGCCGTCCGACGGCGCGCAGCCGCATGCCCGGCCTCTACCTGGCGGGGGGCAGCATCCATCCCGGGCCGGGGGTGCCGATGGTGGCCTTGTCCGGCCGGATGGCGGCGCGGGCGGTGCTGCGCGACCTGGGTTCGCGACGCTCCGCTTCGACCGTCCTGTCACCCGCGACGGCTATGCCTGGTGGTACGTCGACGCGCTGA
- a CDS encoding carotenoid 1,2-hydratase — MIAFIGSVFSPYYAWARRRGRGDPLNHCSVNVVLTGAGGNRWCMTERGRSRLDRDQRSLSIGPSSLEWDGTALTIRIDETTMPVPRRVGGTIRIHPHALTERSFTLDAAGRHRWWPISPRSRVEVELDRPGLRWSGTGYFDTNAGDEALEDAFSQWDWCRADLGDGAAILYNVDRRAAPPLALSLRIDPTGAVEMGDPLPPARLPPTKWWRIPRATRADPEHAVTVRETLVDAPFYARSVLETSIGSRPATAVHESLSLDRFRMPWVQALLPFRMPRLP; from the coding sequence GTGATCGCCTTCATCGGCAGCGTCTTCTCGCCCTATTACGCGTGGGCACGCCGCCGCGGCCGGGGCGACCCGCTGAACCATTGCTCGGTCAACGTTGTGCTGACGGGTGCCGGCGGCAACCGCTGGTGCATGACGGAGCGGGGCCGCAGCCGGCTGGATCGCGACCAGCGCTCGCTCTCCATCGGGCCGAGTTCGCTGGAATGGGACGGGACGGCGCTGACGATCCGCATCGACGAAACCACCATGCCGGTTCCCAGGCGGGTCGGCGGAACCATCCGCATCCATCCCCATGCCCTGACGGAGCGTTCCTTCACCCTGGACGCCGCCGGCCGGCACCGCTGGTGGCCGATCTCCCCCCGCTCCCGGGTGGAGGTGGAACTGGACCGGCCCGGTCTGCGCTGGAGCGGCACCGGATATTTCGACACCAACGCGGGCGACGAGGCGCTGGAGGACGCCTTCAGCCAGTGGGACTGGTGCCGGGCAGACCTGGGGGACGGTGCCGCCATACTGTACAACGTGGATCGCCGCGCAGCGCCGCCGCTGGCCCTGTCCCTGCGGATCGACCCGACGGGCGCCGTCGAGATGGGCGACCCGCTGCCGCCGGCCCGGCTCCCCCCTACGAAATGGTGGCGCATCCCGCGCGCAACCCGCGCCGACCCGGAACACGCGGTGACGGTCAGGGAGACGCTGGTGGACGCGCCGTTCTATGCGCGATCGGTGCTGGAGACCAGCATCGGGTCCCGGCCGGCGACGGCCGTCCACGAGAGCCTGTCGCTCGACCGGTTCCGGATGCCATGGGTCCAGGCGCTGCTGCCCTTCAGGATGCCGCGCCTGCCCTGA
- a CDS encoding phytoene/squalene synthase family protein, which translates to MQQFWPSRGTRPATAEDFAACRGMLRNASRTFHAASLLLPSRVRQPASALYAFCRLADDAADLAGDAHAALDRMRRRLERAYAGRPLDHPVDRSFADVVDRFAIPRALPEALFEGFEWDLAGRRYADLGELNAYAARVAGTVGAMMAVLMGVRDGDVVARACDLGMAMQLSNIARDVGEDARAGRLYLPLEWLRDAGIDPDAWLACPVFSPPLGTVVGRLLVVADEFYRQADPGIACLPPACRPGIQAARHLYAEIGREVERAGGDSVSRRAVVPARRKALLLARASAAALAGAGEGGGLRSVEESRFLVEAVAATTVPEAVRDDPVVWLLLLFERLERGQRVALKRQG; encoded by the coding sequence ATGCAGCAGTTTTGGCCTAGCCGCGGGACCCGGCCGGCCACGGCCGAGGATTTCGCGGCCTGCCGCGGGATGCTGAGGAACGCGTCGCGGACCTTCCATGCCGCCTCGCTCCTGCTGCCGTCCCGGGTGCGGCAGCCGGCCTCCGCGCTCTACGCCTTCTGCCGGCTGGCCGACGACGCGGCCGATCTTGCCGGGGACGCCCACGCCGCGCTGGACCGGATGCGGCGGCGGCTGGAGCGTGCCTATGCCGGCCGTCCGCTGGACCATCCGGTGGACAGGTCCTTCGCCGATGTGGTGGACCGCTTCGCGATTCCCCGCGCCCTGCCGGAAGCGCTGTTCGAAGGGTTCGAGTGGGATCTGGCCGGCCGGCGTTACGCCGATCTCGGGGAACTGAACGCCTATGCCGCCCGCGTCGCCGGGACCGTCGGCGCCATGATGGCCGTGCTGATGGGCGTGCGCGACGGCGACGTGGTGGCGCGCGCCTGCGACCTGGGCATGGCGATGCAGCTTTCCAACATCGCCCGCGACGTCGGCGAGGACGCGCGGGCCGGTCGCCTCTACCTGCCGCTGGAGTGGCTGCGGGACGCGGGCATCGACCCCGACGCCTGGCTGGCCTGCCCGGTGTTCAGCCCGCCGCTGGGCACCGTGGTCGGGCGGCTGCTGGTCGTGGCCGACGAGTTCTACCGCCAGGCCGATCCCGGCATCGCCTGCCTGCCGCCCGCGTGCCGCCCCGGCATCCAGGCGGCCCGCCACCTCTATGCCGAGATCGGCCGCGAGGTAGAACGGGCCGGCGGGGACTCGGTGTCGCGCCGGGCCGTCGTCCCGGCGCGCCGCAAGGCGTTGCTGCTGGCCCGGGCATCGGCCGCCGCCCTGGCTGGTGCTGGAGAGGGCGGTGGGCTCCGGAGCGTCGAGGAGTCCCGCTTCCTGGTCGAGGCCGTGGCCGCCACGACGGTGCCCGAGGCGGTACGGGACGACCCGGTGGTGTGGCTGCTCCTCCTGTTCGAACGGCTGGAGCGCGGCCAGCGCGTGGCGCTGAAGCGCCAGGGCTGA
- a CDS encoding phytoene desaturase, with protein MTRDIPVPPHAVVIGSGFGGLAAAVRLGARGYRVTVLERLDAPGGRAYVYRQDGFTFDAGPTIVTAPFLLEELWQLCGKRLADDVELRAISPFYRIRFDDGEVFEYSGDDAAMRAEVAKFSPADIAGYESFLKASEARFRIGFEQLGDVPFSSWTDMARVLPDLVRLAGHRSVYDLVCRHVRDSRLRTVLSFHPLLVGGNPFATTSIYSLIAFLERRWGVHFAMGGTGRLVRGLVGLIEGQGGVVRCNAEVARITVRDGRATGVRLASGQEIPADIVVSNADSAWTYRHLIAPEARKRWTDRRIDRARYSMSLFVWYFGTRRRYEDVAHHTILLGPRYRELLDDIFRRKVLAPDFSLYLHRPTATDPSLAPDGCDTFYVLSPVPHLDSGTRWDETAESYRRAIERHLGETLLPGLKDQIVTSRMLTPQDFQDRLLSVRGAAFGLEPVLTQSAWFRPHNRSEDIERLYLVGAGTHPGAGLPGVLSSARVLDKVVPHAAVLA; from the coding sequence ATGACACGCGACATTCCTGTTCCACCCCATGCCGTGGTCATCGGCAGCGGTTTCGGCGGGTTGGCCGCCGCGGTCCGGCTGGGAGCGCGCGGCTACAGGGTGACGGTCCTGGAACGGCTCGATGCGCCGGGCGGGCGGGCTTACGTCTACCGGCAGGACGGCTTCACCTTCGACGCCGGCCCCACTATCGTCACGGCGCCGTTCCTGCTGGAAGAGCTGTGGCAGCTCTGCGGCAAGCGGCTGGCCGACGACGTGGAGCTGCGGGCGATCTCGCCATTCTACCGGATACGGTTCGACGACGGCGAGGTGTTCGAGTATTCCGGCGACGACGCGGCGATGCGGGCGGAGGTCGCGAAATTCTCGCCCGCCGACATCGCGGGTTACGAGAGCTTCCTGAAGGCCAGCGAGGCGCGCTTCAGGATCGGCTTCGAGCAGTTGGGCGACGTGCCGTTCAGCAGCTGGACCGACATGGCGCGGGTGCTTCCCGATCTGGTCCGGCTGGCGGGGCACCGCTCGGTCTACGACTTGGTCTGCCGGCACGTGCGCGATTCCAGGCTCCGCACCGTGCTGAGCTTCCATCCCCTGCTGGTCGGCGGCAATCCTTTCGCCACCACCTCGATCTACAGCCTGATCGCCTTCCTGGAGCGGCGCTGGGGCGTCCACTTCGCCATGGGCGGCACGGGACGGCTGGTCCGCGGGCTGGTCGGCCTGATCGAGGGGCAGGGCGGCGTGGTCCGCTGCAACGCCGAGGTTGCCCGGATCACCGTGCGCGACGGACGGGCCACCGGAGTCCGGCTGGCCTCGGGGCAGGAGATCCCCGCCGACATCGTGGTGTCCAACGCCGACAGCGCCTGGACCTATCGCCACCTGATCGCACCGGAAGCGCGCAAGCGCTGGACCGATCGCCGGATCGACCGCGCCCGCTATTCCATGAGCCTGTTCGTCTGGTATTTCGGCACCCGACGCCGCTACGAGGATGTCGCCCACCACACGATCCTGCTCGGCCCGCGCTACCGGGAACTGCTCGACGACATCTTCCGGCGGAAGGTTCTTGCGCCCGACTTCAGCCTTTACCTGCACCGGCCGACCGCGACCGACCCGTCGCTCGCCCCCGACGGCTGCGACACCTTCTACGTGCTGTCCCCCGTTCCCCATTTGGACAGCGGCACCCGCTGGGACGAGACGGCGGAGAGTTACCGCCGCGCCATCGAACGCCACCTGGGCGAAACGCTGCTGCCCGGCCTCAAGGATCAGATCGTCACGTCCCGCATGCTGACGCCCCAGGATTTCCAGGACCGCCTGCTCTCGGTGCGCGGCGCCGCCTTCGGGCTGGAGCCGGTGTTGACCCAGAGCGCCTGGTTCCGCCCGCACAACAGGAGCGAGGATATTGAGCGGCTTTACCTAGTCGGGGCCGGGACCCATCCCGGCGCGGGGCTGCCGGGCGTGCTGTCGTCGGCAAGGGTCCTGGACAAGGTGGTGCCGCATGCAGCAGTTTTGGCCTAG
- a CDS encoding PQQ-dependent sugar dehydrogenase, whose protein sequence is MRYSSLLAATALTALLTACDGDPAPPEYGSNPQLPEQQRGLLPSMNIADPALWGDRRPVVPEGYTITPIATDLGIPRQTLVLPNGDILVAEGRGGSAPALRPKDIIAGVIKAKGTTSVESGNRLTLLRDGDGDGVYEERTVFADNLNAPYGLALVDDQLYVANQDALVRFAYRQGQTRADGPPVKVTDLPSEINHHWTKALTASPDGRFLYVGIGSNSNITERGMAAEVDRAMVWQVDAQTGAHKPYATGLRNPTALAIQPGSGELWAVVNERDELGPNLVPDYLTSVREGGFYGWPYSYWGQNVDPRVRPQDPQKVASAIRPDYSLGSHVAALGLAFSTPAMGDQFTDGVFVGEHGSWNRSVPSGYKVIFVPFRDGRPAGPPTEFVTGFYGEDGKTYGRPVGVTVDPEGALIVADDLSNTIWRVTPSNPSPAAEAPLRGNGADRQG, encoded by the coding sequence ATGAGATATTCCAGCTTGCTGGCCGCGACCGCGCTCACGGCCCTGCTGACCGCCTGCGATGGCGATCCAGCCCCGCCGGAGTACGGCTCCAATCCACAGCTCCCCGAGCAACAACGCGGGCTGCTTCCCAGCATGAACATCGCCGATCCCGCGCTGTGGGGCGATCGGCGACCGGTCGTGCCGGAAGGCTATACGATCACACCCATCGCCACCGACCTCGGCATTCCGCGCCAGACCCTCGTCTTGCCCAACGGCGATATCCTCGTTGCCGAAGGGAGGGGCGGCTCGGCGCCGGCGCTACGGCCGAAGGACATCATCGCGGGCGTCATCAAGGCCAAGGGAACGACTTCGGTCGAGAGCGGCAATCGCTTGACCTTGCTGCGGGACGGCGACGGTGACGGCGTCTACGAAGAACGCACCGTCTTCGCCGACAATCTGAACGCGCCCTACGGCCTCGCGCTGGTCGACGATCAGCTTTACGTTGCCAATCAGGATGCTCTGGTGCGGTTCGCCTACCGTCAGGGACAGACGCGAGCCGACGGACCGCCGGTCAAGGTCACCGACCTGCCATCCGAGATCAATCATCACTGGACGAAGGCGTTGACCGCCAGTCCTGACGGACGCTTCCTCTATGTCGGCATCGGCTCCAACAGCAACATCACGGAACGCGGGATGGCTGCCGAGGTTGACCGCGCGATGGTGTGGCAAGTGGATGCCCAGACGGGAGCGCACAAGCCGTACGCCACCGGCCTCCGCAATCCTACCGCCCTCGCCATCCAGCCGGGATCGGGCGAGCTATGGGCGGTGGTGAACGAACGCGACGAGCTTGGCCCGAACCTTGTCCCCGATTACCTGACGTCGGTCCGCGAAGGCGGCTTTTACGGCTGGCCCTACAGCTATTGGGGCCAGAACGTGGATCCGCGCGTTCGGCCGCAAGATCCGCAGAAGGTCGCCTCGGCGATCCGGCCCGATTATAGCCTGGGATCGCATGTCGCCGCGCTTGGCCTGGCCTTCTCCACTCCCGCGATGGGCGACCAGTTCACCGACGGCGTGTTTGTCGGGGAACATGGCAGTTGGAACCGAAGCGTTCCCAGTGGATACAAGGTGATCTTCGTACCGTTCCGCGACGGTCGCCCTGCCGGTCCTCCGACGGAGTTCGTGACCGGGTTCTACGGCGAGGACGGCAAGACCTACGGTCGGCCTGTCGGCGTCACGGTTGATCCGGAGGGCGCCCTGATCGTCGCAGACGACCTTTCGAACACGATCTGGCGCGTAACCCCTTCGAACCCATCCCCCGCTGCCGAAGCGCCTCTGCGCGGCAATGGTGCAGATAGGCAGGGATGA
- a CDS encoding DUF2231 domain-containing protein yields the protein MAVAYDERPARAIQPFHAVLLAATIPLFLGGLLSDIAYTSTYQIQWSNFASWLIAGGEAFTGFALLWAFIDLIRADRRRGRPLIYFLLLLATFGLGLINSFVHARDAWATMPEGLILSAIVTVLAILATWLGFSSLRVGGMK from the coding sequence GTGGCTGTTGCTTATGATGAAAGACCGGCAAGGGCGATTCAGCCCTTTCATGCGGTGCTGCTCGCCGCCACTATCCCGCTGTTCCTGGGTGGCCTGCTCAGCGACATTGCCTATACCTCGACTTACCAGATCCAGTGGAGCAATTTCGCCTCCTGGCTGATTGCGGGTGGCGAGGCTTTCACCGGTTTCGCGCTCCTGTGGGCTTTCATCGATTTGATCCGCGCAGACCGGCGCCGAGGGCGACCCCTCATCTACTTTCTCCTGCTGCTTGCCACTTTCGGGCTCGGCCTCATCAACTCGTTCGTCCATGCGCGCGACGCTTGGGCAACGATGCCGGAAGGGCTCATCCTTTCGGCGATCGTTACCGTGCTCGCCATTCTGGCGACTTGGCTCGGCTTCTCCAGCCTTCGCGTGGGAGGGATGAAATGA
- a CDS encoding MFS transporter, translating to MRTLFTPTIRLTTAGLIATAVAFGPARMGFGLFLPAFREEFALSTSMAGMIASSGFLAFLVALLASAWIGRRFGERVAVTTGAVAASIGFATVAAAGSSGILALGIALAGTSAGLCWAPFNDAAERVVPSEARATALSVVSTGTTFGVAAAAGLALAVTEGALDWRGAWIGFALSGLALAAIAQVGLPSSRGRKPTPEGSPDTRAAAGGLTRRAAIPLYGAALCFGITNAIFLSFAADRVVAAGGLPGLSDEVASVVIFLAYGMFGVLGLATGRIEARIGLAPLLCLIFTAAALSLMLIAVAPTSWIAVIAASGLHGAAIMMVSAVFSFWSVRLFPGRSTLGFTAALLCMAAGSVLGPALAGLLAAAQGPLPMFLAAATPPLATALWFGARLKRIQPSPS from the coding sequence ATGAGGACACTATTCACTCCGACCATCCGGCTGACGACCGCCGGTTTGATCGCCACGGCCGTGGCCTTCGGTCCCGCCCGCATGGGATTCGGCCTCTTCCTGCCTGCCTTCCGGGAAGAGTTCGCGCTTTCGACGTCCATGGCCGGAATGATCGCGAGCTCGGGATTCCTGGCCTTCCTCGTGGCGCTTCTGGCGAGCGCCTGGATCGGCCGGCGATTTGGCGAGCGCGTCGCGGTCACCACGGGCGCCGTGGCGGCGTCGATCGGTTTCGCGACCGTGGCGGCGGCCGGGAGCTCCGGCATCCTTGCACTGGGCATCGCCCTCGCCGGAACCAGTGCGGGCCTTTGCTGGGCGCCGTTCAACGACGCGGCCGAGCGCGTGGTGCCCAGCGAGGCGCGCGCCACCGCGCTCTCCGTGGTATCGACCGGAACCACCTTCGGAGTCGCGGCCGCCGCCGGGCTCGCGCTCGCCGTGACGGAAGGAGCCCTGGACTGGCGGGGAGCCTGGATTGGCTTCGCGCTCAGCGGGCTTGCCCTTGCCGCGATCGCACAGGTCGGGCTGCCGTCGAGCCGGGGCCGGAAGCCGACCCCGGAGGGTTCCCCCGACACGCGCGCGGCAGCGGGCGGCCTTACCCGGCGCGCTGCCATTCCCCTGTATGGTGCTGCGCTCTGCTTCGGGATAACGAACGCGATCTTCCTGTCCTTCGCGGCCGACCGGGTCGTGGCGGCCGGCGGCCTGCCTGGCCTTTCGGACGAGGTGGCCTCGGTCGTGATCTTTCTCGCCTACGGGATGTTCGGCGTGCTCGGCCTCGCGACCGGGCGGATCGAAGCCCGGATCGGGCTTGCGCCGCTGCTTTGCCTGATCTTCACCGCAGCGGCTCTGTCGCTCATGCTGATCGCGGTCGCGCCGACGTCGTGGATCGCGGTGATCGCAGCCTCCGGGCTGCACGGTGCGGCGATCATGATGGTGAGCGCGGTGTTCTCGTTCTGGAGCGTGCGGCTGTTTCCGGGGCGCAGCACTCTCGGTTTCACGGCGGCGCTGCTCTGCATGGCGGCCGGCAGTGTGCTCGGTCCGGCGCTCGCAGGGCTGCTGGCAGCTGCTCAGGGTCCCCTGCCCATGTTCCTGGCCGCCGCCACGCCGCCGCTTGCCACGGCGCTGTGGTTCGGCGCACGGCTGAAGCGCATCCAACCGAGCCCGTCCTGA
- a CDS encoding chymotrypsin family serine protease, with protein sequence MKAEVSADILGPLLREAREARSFGLAAGPIRRAVKPERGVALGIARGPGPDQYRLAVRLQRRTFEDDGDLRRRLESAAHSEVDIRYVGRIAKRTTADSAVHGPMPPWFRLRQRPLLIGCSVGHHAVTAGSLGGFFRHRETGRTVLLSNNHVLANEDLAKAGDAVLQPGRFDGGRRFKDRIGTLAGTVPMKTEGSNLMDAACAVMAEGVPFDPRSVTGFGLLRGLRDRPVEPGDEVVKIGRTTGLTRGVVTAIELDDVVVDYDRGQIRFDRQIEIEGAGDGAFSSGGDSGALILDREGDACALLFAGSDHGGSNGKGVTNANDLTLVMETLNLELAVEQLIA encoded by the coding sequence TTGAAGGCCGAAGTTTCCGCGGACATCCTCGGACCGCTGCTGAGAGAGGCTCGGGAAGCACGCAGCTTCGGGCTGGCCGCCGGCCCGATCCGGCGTGCGGTGAAGCCGGAGAGGGGCGTCGCCCTCGGCATCGCCCGGGGACCCGGCCCGGACCAGTACCGTCTCGCGGTCCGTCTCCAGCGCCGCACCTTCGAGGATGACGGCGATTTGCGGCGCCGGCTCGAATCCGCGGCGCACAGCGAGGTGGATATCCGCTATGTCGGGCGCATCGCCAAGCGGACCACGGCCGATTCAGCCGTCCACGGTCCTATGCCGCCCTGGTTCCGCCTGCGCCAGAGGCCGCTGCTGATCGGCTGCTCGGTCGGGCACCATGCCGTCACCGCCGGCAGCCTGGGCGGATTCTTCAGGCATCGGGAGACCGGGCGGACCGTCCTGCTGAGCAACAACCATGTGCTGGCGAACGAGGACTTGGCCAAGGCGGGCGACGCCGTGCTCCAGCCCGGGCGGTTCGACGGCGGGCGGCGCTTCAAGGACCGCATCGGCACGCTGGCCGGCACCGTTCCGATGAAGACCGAGGGTTCCAACCTGATGGACGCGGCATGCGCCGTCATGGCCGAAGGGGTCCCCTTCGATCCCCGTTCGGTGACCGGCTTCGGCCTGCTGCGCGGCCTGCGAGACCGGCCGGTCGAACCGGGCGACGAGGTCGTCAAGATCGGCCGGACCACCGGCCTGACCCGCGGCGTGGTGACCGCCATCGAACTGGATGACGTGGTGGTCGATTACGACCGGGGCCAGATCCGTTTCGACCGGCAGATCGAGATCGAGGGAGCGGGCGACGGCGCATTCAGCAGCGGCGGCGACAGCGGCGCCCTGATCCTCGACCGCGAGGGCGACGCCTGCGCGCTGCTGTTCGCCGGCAGCGACCATGGCGGAAGCAACGGCAAGGGCGTGACCAATGCCAATGATTTAACCCTTGTCATGGAAACTCTGAATTTGGAACTGGCAGTCGAACAGCTTATTGCTTAA
- a CDS encoding alpha/beta fold hydrolase — protein sequence MMRAPTLPPALAGDLRETSRRAGRLAYYVAGDGPPLLLVHSINAAASAYEVKPIFERMVAHRRVYAVDLPGYGHSDRSGRHYDIRLFTDATHDMLDVIAEDMGAEPVDALALSLSSEFLARAAVERPERIRTLAFVTPTGFSKGSTKAHGGIRTKASREVPGVYRFVSFPLWGPKLYDLLVSRQSIRYFLERTWGSKGVDDGMVDYDYLTAHQPGARFAPFAFLSGRLFSRDVRDLYARLSVPVWMPHGTRGDFKDFSGVDWLKDKPNWRPQPFDAGALVHFEWPDEFVSSYLDFLGLDFLGHR from the coding sequence ATGATGCGCGCCCCAACCCTTCCCCCCGCGCTCGCCGGCGACCTGCGGGAGACCAGCCGGCGCGCGGGGCGTCTGGCCTACTATGTGGCCGGCGACGGACCGCCCCTGCTGCTGGTCCACAGCATCAACGCCGCGGCCTCCGCCTACGAGGTGAAGCCGATCTTCGAGCGCATGGTGGCGCACCGCCGCGTCTACGCGGTCGATCTGCCTGGCTACGGCCATTCGGACCGGTCGGGCCGCCATTACGACATCCGGCTGTTCACCGATGCGACCCACGACATGCTGGACGTGATCGCCGAGGATATGGGAGCCGAACCGGTCGATGCGCTGGCGCTGTCGCTCTCGTCCGAGTTCCTGGCGCGCGCCGCCGTCGAGCGGCCGGAGCGCATCCGCACGCTCGCCTTCGTCACCCCGACCGGCTTCAGCAAGGGATCGACCAAGGCCCATGGCGGGATCAGGACGAAGGCCTCGCGCGAGGTGCCGGGGGTCTACCGGTTCGTCAGCTTTCCGCTGTGGGGGCCGAAGCTCTACGACCTTCTGGTCAGCCGGCAGAGCATCCGGTACTTCCTGGAGCGGACCTGGGGTTCCAAGGGTGTCGACGACGGCATGGTCGATTACGACTACCTCACCGCGCACCAGCCCGGCGCCCGCTTCGCGCCCTTCGCCTTCCTGTCGGGGCGGCTGTTCAGCAGGGACGTGCGGGATCTCTATGCGCGGCTGTCCGTGCCGGTCTGGATGCCCCACGGCACGCGGGGCGACTTCAAGGATTTCAGTGGCGTGGATTGGCTGAAGGACAAGCCGAACTGGCGGCCCCAGCCGTTCGACGCCGGGGCGCTGGTCCATTTCGAGTGGCCCGACGAGTTCGTGTCCTCATATCTGGACTTTCTTGGCCTGGACTTTCTTGGCCACAGATGA